In Poecile atricapillus isolate bPoeAtr1 chromosome W, bPoeAtr1.hap1, whole genome shotgun sequence, one DNA window encodes the following:
- the LOC131591477 gene encoding BTB/POZ domain-containing protein KCTD17-like isoform X2 — MRMEGREEMQGAVGLRCTWDIPPPAGTQAKWVRLNVGGTVFLTTRQTLCREQKSFLCRLCQGEELQSDRDETGAYLIDRDPTYFGPILNFLRHGKLVLDKDMAEEGILEEAEFYNIGPLIRIIKDRMEEKDYTVTQVPPKHVYRVLQCQEEELTQMVSTMSDGWRFEQLVNIGSSYNYGNEDQTEFLCVVSKELYNSPNGLSSEPSHKAKLLQARDLRM; from the exons atgaggatggagggcagggaggagatGCAGGGCGCCGTGGGGCTACGCTGTACCTGGGACATCCCGCCACCCGCTGGCACCCAGGCCAAGTGGGTGAGGCTCAATGTGGGGGGCACCGTCTTCCTCACCACCAGGCAGACCCTGTGTCGGGAGCAGAAATCTTTCCTGTGTCGCTTGTGCCAGGGCGAGGAGCTGCAGTCGGACCGG GATGAAACTGGTGCATATCTCATAGATCGAGACCCCACTTACTTTGGACCGATTCTGAATTTCCTCCGTCATGGGAAGCTGGTCCTTGATAAAGATATGGCTGAAGAGG GGATCCTTGAAGAAGCTGAGTTCTATAACATTGGTCCTTTGATCCGAATAATCAAGGATCGAATGGAGGAGAAGGACTACACAGTGACACAG GTGCCTCCTAAGCATGTCTACCGtgtgctgcagtgccaggaagAGGAGCTCACTCAGATGGTTTCCACTATGTCAGATGGATGGCGTTTTGAGCAG CTTGTGAACATTGGCTCATCCTATAATTATGGGAATGAGGATCAGACAGAATTCCTCTGTGTGGTCTCCAAGGAGTTGTACAACTCCCCCAATGGCCTGAGTTCTGAGCCCAGCCACAAAGCCAAG CTGTTACAAGCCAGAGATCTGAGGATGTGA
- the LOC131591475 gene encoding 3-mercaptopyruvate sulfurtransferase-like isoform X2: protein MALGSERATADPLSQVDSGRIQKSANLSQESGAMSQQLLYRALVSAKWLSEAIKSQQAGLALRIVDASWYLPKMKRDPKREFEERHIPGAVFFDIDQCSDRTSPYDHMLPKANDFAEYVGKLGVGNDSHVVVYDGSDQGLFSAPRVWWMFRVFGHEAVSLLDGGLKNWQREGNALSSGKTQVAPSEFHATLDKSLVKTYEDVLDNLDSHRFQLVDARAAGRFRGVEPEPRDGIEPGHVPGSTSIPFTDFLTESGLEKTPEQIRTLFQEKKVDLLKPVVATCGSGVTACHVALGAYLCGKPDVAVYDGAWVEWYMRAQPENIISEGKGKTV from the exons TCAGGTGGACTCAGGCAGAATCCAGAAATCGGCTAATCTCAGCCAGGAATCGGGAGCGATGTCGCAACAACTCCTCTACCGAGCTCTGGTGTCTGCAAAATGGCTTTCAGAAGCCATCAAGTCCCAGCAAGCTGGCCTGGCCTTAAGAATCGTGGATGCATCCTGGTATTTGCCGAAGATGAAGCGTGATCCGAAGCGAGAGTTTGAGGAGCGCCACATCCCTGGTGCGGTTTTCTTTGACATTGACCAGTGCAGTGACCGAACCTCGCCTTACGATCACATGCTGCCCAAGGCTAATGACTTTGCCGAGTATGTGGGGAAGCTGGGTGTGGGGAATGATTCCCATGTTGTGGTGTATGATGGCAGCGACCAAGGTCTCTTCTCAGCACCCCGGGTATGGTGGATGTTCCGTGTCTTTGGACACGAAGCTGTCTCCCTTCTGGATGGTGGCCTGAAGAACTGGCAGCGAGAGGGGAATGCACTTAGCTCTGGGAAAACCCAAGTAGCTCCATCTGAGTTCCATGCCACCTTGGACAAGTCCCTGGTGAAAACATATGAGGATGTCTTAGATAACTTGGATTCCCATCGCTTCCAACTAGTGGATGCCCGTGCTGCAGGACGGTTCCGGGGAGTAGAGCCAGAGCCCCGAGATG GAATTGAGCCTGGTCATGTCCCTGGGTCAACGAGTATCCCCTTCACTGATTTCCTCACAGAGTCTGGCTTAGAGAAGACCCCTGAGCAGATCCGCACTCTGTTCCAGGAGAAGAAGGTGGACCTCCTAAAGCCGGTGGTAGCCACTTGCGGCTCTGGAGTCACCGCCTGCCACGTGGCTCTGGGGGCCTACCTCTGTGGCAAGCCAGATGTCGCAGTGTACGACGGGGCCTGGGTGGAATGGTACATGCGGGCACAGcctgaaaatattatttctgagggaaaggggaaaacagTGTAA
- the LOC131591477 gene encoding BTB/POZ domain-containing protein KCTD17-like isoform X1, translating into MRMEGREEMQGAVGLRCTWDIPPPAGTQAKWVRLNVGGTVFLTTRQTLCREQKSFLCRLCQGEELQSDRDETGAYLIDRDPTYFGPILNFLRHGKLVLDKDMAEEGILEEAEFYNIGPLIRIIKDRMEEKDYTVTQVPPKHVYRVLQCQEEELTQMVSTMSDGWRFEQLVNIGSSYNYGNEDQTEFLCVVSKELYNSPNGLSSEPSHKAKNTEDLEEEEQEVEEEAEAEAEAEEKGAANP; encoded by the exons atgaggatggagggcagggaggagatGCAGGGCGCCGTGGGGCTACGCTGTACCTGGGACATCCCGCCACCCGCTGGCACCCAGGCCAAGTGGGTGAGGCTCAATGTGGGGGGCACCGTCTTCCTCACCACCAGGCAGACCCTGTGTCGGGAGCAGAAATCTTTCCTGTGTCGCTTGTGCCAGGGCGAGGAGCTGCAGTCGGACCGG GATGAAACTGGTGCATATCTCATAGATCGAGACCCCACTTACTTTGGACCGATTCTGAATTTCCTCCGTCATGGGAAGCTGGTCCTTGATAAAGATATGGCTGAAGAGG GGATCCTTGAAGAAGCTGAGTTCTATAACATTGGTCCTTTGATCCGAATAATCAAGGATCGAATGGAGGAGAAGGACTACACAGTGACACAG GTGCCTCCTAAGCATGTCTACCGtgtgctgcagtgccaggaagAGGAGCTCACTCAGATGGTTTCCACTATGTCAGATGGATGGCGTTTTGAGCAG CTTGTGAACATTGGCTCATCCTATAATTATGGGAATGAGGATCAGACAGAATTCCTCTGTGTGGTCTCCAAGGAGTTGTACAACTCCCCCAATGGCCTGAGTTCTGAGCCCAGCCACAAAGCCAAG AACACAGAGGacctggaggaggaagagcaggaggtggaggaggaggcagaggcagaagcagaagcagaggagAAAGGTGCAGCAAATCCCTga
- the LOC131591475 gene encoding 3-mercaptopyruvate sulfurtransferase-like isoform X1, giving the protein MSQQLLYRALVSAKWLSEAIKSQQAGLALRIVDASWYLPKMKRDPKREFEERHIPGAVFFDIDQCSDRTSPYDHMLPKANDFAEYVGKLGVGNDSHVVVYDGSDQGLFSAPRVWWMFRVFGHEAVSLLDGGLKNWQREGNALSSGKTQVAPSEFHATLDKSLVKTYEDVLDNLDSHRFQLVDARAAGRFRGVEPEPRDGIEPGHVPGSTSIPFTDFLTESGLEKTPEQIRTLFQEKKVDLLKPVVATCGSGVTACHVALGAYLCGKPDVAVYDGAWVEWYMRAQPENIISEGKGKTV; this is encoded by the exons ATGTCGCAACAACTCCTCTACCGAGCTCTGGTGTCTGCAAAATGGCTTTCAGAAGCCATCAAGTCCCAGCAAGCTGGCCTGGCCTTAAGAATCGTGGATGCATCCTGGTATTTGCCGAAGATGAAGCGTGATCCGAAGCGAGAGTTTGAGGAGCGCCACATCCCTGGTGCGGTTTTCTTTGACATTGACCAGTGCAGTGACCGAACCTCGCCTTACGATCACATGCTGCCCAAGGCTAATGACTTTGCCGAGTATGTGGGGAAGCTGGGTGTGGGGAATGATTCCCATGTTGTGGTGTATGATGGCAGCGACCAAGGTCTCTTCTCAGCACCCCGGGTATGGTGGATGTTCCGTGTCTTTGGACACGAAGCTGTCTCCCTTCTGGATGGTGGCCTGAAGAACTGGCAGCGAGAGGGGAATGCACTTAGCTCTGGGAAAACCCAAGTAGCTCCATCTGAGTTCCATGCCACCTTGGACAAGTCCCTGGTGAAAACATATGAGGATGTCTTAGATAACTTGGATTCCCATCGCTTCCAACTAGTGGATGCCCGTGCTGCAGGACGGTTCCGGGGAGTAGAGCCAGAGCCCCGAGATG GAATTGAGCCTGGTCATGTCCCTGGGTCAACGAGTATCCCCTTCACTGATTTCCTCACAGAGTCTGGCTTAGAGAAGACCCCTGAGCAGATCCGCACTCTGTTCCAGGAGAAGAAGGTGGACCTCCTAAAGCCGGTGGTAGCCACTTGCGGCTCTGGAGTCACCGCCTGCCACGTGGCTCTGGGGGCCTACCTCTGTGGCAAGCCAGATGTCGCAGTGTACGACGGGGCCTGGGTGGAATGGTACATGCGGGCACAGcctgaaaatattatttctgagggaaaggggaaaacagTGTAA